The following coding sequences lie in one Arachis hypogaea cultivar Tifrunner chromosome 9, arahy.Tifrunner.gnm2.J5K5, whole genome shotgun sequence genomic window:
- the LOC112712145 gene encoding uncharacterized protein yields MGNCCPKPEKLTAEIVPHDGAKVYPTVRLYGSPKSIVAAYLRFALLHKSVSLEFVPSNETASERDGGSDPVRLQVGSEVVTGSRETLLRFIDARFPGPSVEAAAGGGGVGREDETTPLLVRMTVLHHRSMLRQLESVVRWAEDLATRGGKKAINPTVGSPRMEIRKFGRSYSEVLEVLMEHAQMEETILFPLFDKADRGLTKAAKEEHARDLPIMNGIKEDIKSVGVLDSGSPDFREGLYNISARLKLLQGQCKQHFMEEEVELLPFMEALELSKEQEVSTLEQCFDVMRETHGRLLKFLLEGLPAHDAIKYLELINKCRDKARMESMLQMILK; encoded by the exons ATGGGGAACTGTTGTCCCAAGCCGGAAAAATTAACGGCGGAGATTGTTCCGCACGACGGAGCTAAAGTTTATCCGACGGTCCGTTTGTACGGTTCGCCGAAGAGCATCGTCGCTGCCTACCTTCGTTTCGCGCTTCTCCACAAGTCTGTTTCGTTGGAATTTGTTCCCTCTAACGAAACGGCGTCGGAGCGCGACGGAGGATCCGACCCGGTTAGACTCCAGGTAGGGTCCGAGGTTGTTACGGGTTCCCGTGAGACGCTGCTGCGGTTTATTGACGCGCGGTTCCCTGGTCCATCGGTGGAGGCAGCTGCTGGCGGCGGAGGAGTGGGGAGGGAAGATGAAACGACGCCGTTGCTGGTGAGGATGACGGTGCTGCATCACAGGAGCATGTTGAGGCAGTTGGAGAGTGTGGTGAGGTGGGCGGAGGATCTGGCGACACGTGGAGGGAAGAAGGCGATTAATCCAACGGTGGGAAGCCCTAGGATGGAGATTAGGAAATTCGGGAGGAGCTACTCCGAGGTGCTCGAGGTTCTAATGGAGCACGCTCAGATGGAAGAAACTATCCTATTCCCTCTCTTCGATAAGGCTGATCGAG GGCTCACCAAAGCTGCAAAGGAAGAACATGCTAGGGATCTACCTATCATGAATGGAATCAAAGAAGACATAAAATCAGTTGGGGTTTTGGACTCTGGCAGCCCTGATTTTCGTGAGGGTTTGTACAATATTTCTGCTCGCCTCAAGTTATTACAA GGACAGTGCAAGCAACATTTCATGGAAGAGGAGGTGGAATTGCTTCCGTTTATGGAGGCATTGGAGTTGAGCAAAGAGCAAGAGGTGAGTACATTGGAACAATGCTTTGATGTGATGCGTGAAACACATGGGCGTCTGTTGAAGTTTCTGCTCGAAGGGCTGCCAGCTCATGATGCCATCAAGTACTTGGAGTTAATCAATAAGTGCAGGGACAAAGCCAGAATGGAATCCATGCTCCAAATGATTCTTAAGTAA